The bacterium DNA window GGCTAATAGAATGTTCCATTTTACAGGCATCATCTTGCGCTGTATTTTTCCCCACCTTCAATATGTTGGACAAAAATCTAAAAAGTGTATTGTGCTTCTGCTGAACGCCGCTTGCCAGCCTCTTGCCTTCAACCGTCAGCTCCGCAGCCCCGTATCTTTCGTGCACAACAAGCCCGCTTCTGGCAAGAGTAACTAAAGCGGAATTGACGCTAGAATTCTTGACGCACAAAAGCTTGCTGATATCATTTACACGAGCAACGCCTTTTTCTCTTTTTAGAAACGCTATCCCCTCAAGGTAATCTTCCATATTGGAGCTTATTTTCTTTACCTCAACGCTCATCTTTAATCCTTGGGTTATTTAGGTTAAAAACATATGTTAGATAAGTCTAACATATGTAATCTTTTTGTCAACCCTTTTTCACCAAAAGTTATGATATTAAAAACCTTGATAATAATTATGGGTGAGTAATGCTATATCTGAGATAAATTTTT harbors:
- a CDS encoding metal-dependent transcriptional regulator, translated to MSVEVKKISSNMEDYLEGIAFLKREKGVARVNDISKLLCVKNSSVNSALVTLARSGLVVHERYGAAELTVEGKRLASGVQQKHNTLFRFLSNILKVGKNTAQDDACKMEHSISQVTLEKLIKFIKHVERCPEFNRQDMSKGKEKTMSKRG